The nucleotide sequence ATGTCAATGGTGAATTCCCCGTCGGGGGTTACtaccccatccccgtccccgtggAGGCTCACGGAGAGCACttcttccccatccccgtccccgctcgGGGATTTAATCTCCGCGGATCCCCATCCCCGTATCCCTTCTTGTCGTCGACGCTAATGACCACCTCGCCGTCCCTAGACACGGGCGAGCGGAGGAGCAGAGAGGAGGGCAGGAGGAGAAGGGCCCGCGGACCTGCTCTCGGCGGCTGAGAAGCGCGTGGCACGGCGCCAGacgtgagggagagggagaggcgccACTGTGGGGGTGAGAGATAGGCGCCGCTAGGGCTTGCCCGCGAAGCCGTCGTGGGGTCGTCGGTGTCGGGTCGATCGGCAGCTTCGGGCGGGGGCGGCACGGCGATGGCAGGTCGGTGGAGCCAGATCCGTCGATGTCGGTGGTGGCCGGATCCGTCTCCACCGCTCCTCTGGCTGGCCGCCGCCGGCGCTGTGGGCAAAGGGCACCGCGCCCTGCACGACAGTTGTGGGGGAGAGGTAGAGGGAGGGACGCTCGGCCTTGGGAGCGGCAAGCGACTGCTGCAGCTAGGAGCGGGAGGAGATTGCGGCGGCTGCGGCTGGAGGCGAGCGTGTGAGAtcgagagcgagagagcggtggctgcggctgcggctggagGACGGAGTGAGTGACCGGATAGGGATTGAGGAATTAGGGTTGGATGGCGCGTTATGTACCTCCGCGACTTATTGGGCCTTTACATGGGCTGGCACCTGGGCTGCCTGTTGCATGCTTCGCGGGGCGGGTTGGCGGGGATCGGGTCAGGGACCAGGcaaccatccccgtccccgccatcCCCGATGGGGACAGCCTTCCTACCAAATCCTTCCTCGTGAGGATTAATTCTcctccatccccgtcccctaatggaagAATTCACCATGGGGAATTGGGGATTGGGTCCCCGTTGACATCTTTATCCCCACACAGGCATTCGCTCATCCCATCCCATCTCCCGACTCCAACCGCGGCGTCGCTCCGCTTCGAGCCTTAGACGCTCGCCTTCACTCCGTCCTGCCACCACCGcttccctctccttcctcccctcCGAGGTTCCTCTTCCACCCCTCCCGTCCACGCATCTGGATGGCGCAGCGGCAGCAgaagctcctccttcccctccgACGCTCCCTCCTGGCTGCCCACCCGCGCATCTGGATGGCGCCGCGGCGGCGaaagctcctccttccccttcaGCGCTCCCTCCTGGCTGCCCGCCCACGCATCTGGATGCCGCCGCGGCTGCAGAAGGTCCTTCCTCCCCTCTGGCGCTCCCCTCCACTCCCCTCTCCGGCGTCGCCGCTGCAAAAGCTCCTTTCTCCCTTCCCCTCCGGCACTCCCCTCCTCTATGGGTCGGCACGGACACATCGTGCCTTCCGTGCCGGCACGGCATGCCTAAGTTCACCTAGCCCGTTCTTGGGCTCGAGTCTTGGCACGACACGGGGCTCGGCACGGCATGGCTAGACAGTCGTGCCTTAGTGTGCCGTGCCCGTGCCATGTCGTGCCGGGTGGCACGGATGGCCATGTAGATTCACAAGTGATATGTTTAGGCCTGGCTATGTTATAAAGATGACTTGGATATTGTTCTTGCAAAGTTGTGTTTCCAAGCCATTTGTCCTTATAGAATCTCACTTGTGATTCATCCTTTACCACAAATGATCCATAGCGAAGAAAATCACGCTTGACTACACATATGAATATAGAGATTGCTTCTACGCATGGCATTTCCGATTTCCATGCCATTGCTAGCTCTTGCTTGTAGTGCAACACGCATAGATCCTTCCAGCGCTTGAGTTCTCACCTCTAGACTCTAGTCAGTCTATGGTTGTAGTTAAGCTATATCATGTTGCGACTGCAAGACTGCACGTCGGGTTAATCAACTTCAATTGTTGCCACCATGGGACCATGGTAGTGTGTAACTGTTTATTATGAGAACGAAAAGCTGAAACGTGGTTCCATTTTGGCGTGCACAATGTAAGGCGCAAGATCGCACAAGTCTAACAAGGACTAGACCCTAAACAACGAAATCAGACGAACACCGTGAGTCCGAGACCATGTTTTGTCCGTTGTCAATTAAATGCACTGGTTAGGCAATCATCTTTCCTAGAGTACACATGGCACACCGGCACGTCTTCTTATCGGGCCGGTCCAAACATAGCTCTTAAAAATCTTTGCTTAATTATTTTCTTTTTTCACTCATGACAtaccaaaaaaaatattttgtatGTAATATTTTCACGACAAATTTCAAGAATTAGATAGCTGGTAGTATAATAAATACTAAAAATTACATCATAGTGTTGTAGATTTGCTTACGTGATATTTTTGTGTTGCGTCGGCAAAAGATACATGTCGAGTCGAGCAGCCATCGTGCCAAGATACTAGACATGACACCGTCCTCATCATATTCGTGTCGTACAGGCACTAGCTAGTACAATGAGCATTAGTATTGGTGGCTCTAAACTTATTTTTACTTGCGCTTTTACCAATCGTCACTATGTTCATATCACCGAACACCTTTTGCGCATGAATTATAACATCACCTAAACTTGAATCAAACAAACCACGTGTCGTCCCATCTTCTAGCAATAATATACTTGCATCAATTAGCTCACTAATAGCATCTCCCCCAACATCTCATACTTAATAATATATCAAAGAACACGCGTATGCATTCCATGCCAATTCATCCAAACAAGCAACCACTTTACATATATGGACCAATAGTAAACATGATAGTGACTTAATCAACACATATGGCAAGAGAAATATTGAATCAAGATGGGACACCAAGATTTACGTGAAACCCCCATTACGACGAAAAAACCACGGACGACGGTGGGACGATTCCACTATGAGATGAAACAAATACAAGAGATGTGAGCCAACAAGTATGGGGAGGCTTCAAATCCCCCTCAAATCTCTCTATTTTAGTGGTGGATTTGGTATATCAAAATCGCTCCACTTCTCTTCGTAACCTTAGctctcaagaacacaagaactcTGTGTTCTTTATCTATTCCCAAGTTGGGAAAGAAGGCTTACAAGGGCCATTTTCAGAATGCTCCCGAGGCTCCAGATTATCACAAACAGCTCCAATTTCATCATACAGTATGTATAGGCAATAGTTTACATAATAAAGAAGCTAATTGGCCTCCAAATAGTGAAATTAGAAGCTGCACATCATAATATTAATATATATTATATAAAAGATAATTGTGAAAAAATACATCTCATAATAATGTATCTAACTATGctcatttgatatcataaatattatcgttcttcttttctataaacttggttaaaATTAGAATAATTTGACATTGAACAAATTCAGAATTATTCATATTTTAGGATGGAGTTAGCACTTTGTATATGTTAGGGCTAGTTATTTAATTCTCGCCCAATACTGGCAATGCCATATTTTCTTCTGCCATGACATGCCATGAGCCATCGACCAATCTATATATAAATCTTCGTTGTCGGATCCCTTTGCTTCGACGTACTAGGTCTAGCAGCAAAAAGCTGCGCGCCAGTATTGTCGTTGCTCTATCTTGGTTCTTTGTTCGCAAGCATGGCTGGCGCCGGTGGAGGAGGCGGAGACGCCGGCGATGGCTTCTACAGCGACTTCATGGTGCTGCGGCCGGACAAAGGCGGGCTCTACGCCCTCTTCCACCTCATGTGGTCGTGCAAGGTGTCCGAGAACGCGGCCGTGGACTGCCCCGCCGGCACGGAGATGTCCGACTGGCGTAGGCGGTGGGCGGTGCTCGTCTCGCTGGTGGCGCAGGTGCTGATGCTGTGGGTGAAGAAGCCGATGGCCCTGATTGGGAGAGCGACGGAGTACTGGATGAACCTCGTCAACGAGaatggcggcggcgtcctcgtgCTCGTCCTCAGAGCGCTGCAAGGTACTTGCACTCTGTCACACCGTAGCTAAACGCCTGAACCCATCCAGCACTCTCATGTCTCAAGTATGGGGAACAAGATTTGTCGGGTTCGTAAACTCGAGGTCTCCAGTGGATCcgcttctctgcaaaaaaaaaaaaaaactcagccCAGCAGACGGCGTTGCGATGACACGCGCCTCCCGGGTCGGCtcagatacataatgacaggccagggcggcgatccggtccccgaccggaaggcctggccaaggtaaGGACATAGTCCAACTCCGATCTCCTTTTCTGACCGGGGATACGCCGGACCTCTGCTCATGATTCTTCCCCAACCGACACGGTCAGGgccaactgggaacgaccgatcggggacgcccgctcagtgaggGTCCAAGGATCAGGCAAAACatataaggtaaggcgctcaagtcaactgtAATACCGAGTACCGTACCCTGTCATGCCCTGCGCACCTTCGGGACGGtaccaccaggccatgccagacgagcactatgcaaccttctaggcgTGTCAGAGTAcagacagtattgtaggcgccgacgtttgccgtatcaggcgaacacggtagagcatgccacatgcgtctgacataaacagtacTGTGGGCGTCGATGATCATCTcatacccgacagcgtgggcaacaagactaggtagcatacgtatccattctctctttctgtgacttgtaaggccattcccttcaactataaaaggggatacgctctcttCTCTCAAGAAGACCGTGCTCTCGGCTCTCGAAAGAAAAGAGGCTGGGCATTCTCTCCGGCTCTAGGCAAAAAGAGAactcgaatagctcaatagctttagaactctaaagctacacagagcatacgctccaatacttagcacacgtTAGAGCCCCTGTAACTCTCGGTCCTTCGGTTCAGAGTTcgaccgggcctttaacacccctttcttattcctactcgtttgtaaccccacagcaaactttgagtacctagactcaggaataaagtcaccgaccgactctgAACGTAAGACAcgttgcctgaatcagtataaatcctgtATGATTGGGTTTTCTTGAAGCTCCAACCATATGTGCAGTCTTCTCTTGCCCGACGTGCTAACCAGAAATTGTCATTCCTTTTCTTTGGTCCTTACAAGATCATAGCTCGTATTGGACATGCTGCATACAAGCTGGACTTACCTGAGTCATCATCtattcccagttttccatgtatctcagCTGAAGCCTTCGCATGGTAATAACCCTGTCACCGCTATTCTGCCAACCCCTCTTTCGGAGTTTCAAGAAGATCCTGGATCGTCGCTGGACTACCGGGGATTCCCCGGCCGAGGAAGTGCTGATACAATGGTCGCACATGCCGCCATCTCTAGCTACCTGGGAGTTGCTGGTGCCGCTCAAGCAGTGTTTCCCAAGAGCACCGGCCTGGGGACATGCCGGTTCTATACAGGGGGGGTTGTCAGCACCTCTCCTGATGATACTCAGCACCCAGGCTCTGATAAGCCACCAGAAGAACGGGCCAGGCCCCAGCAAGCAAGGAAGCCCAACAGCAAGACAACAGGCCCTGAGTGGACGGCGTAGGAGTAGTATAAGTACCTGATAGGAAGAGGAGAGACGGACCGAACCTTAATCCAGTTAAACATATTACATTTCTGTTAAGCACTCTTAAGTATTATAAGTACGTATATTCGCATCCTGTTCTTCCTTTTCGCATTGAAGTTCTTTCCTCCTTCCAAGCAAGTCTCCGTTGCTAACAGCTTCATGAAGGCGCTCGGCCTGCAGAGGCACGGCGGCTGGCCGAAAGACGTCGTGGAGCAGGACCCCCGGAAGCCGTTCGCGTACTACGCCATCCGCGAGGCGCTGCGTCGCTTCCTGTCAGAGAACGCCGACGCCAGGTTCGTCGTGGCGGGGCACAGCCTCGGCGGCGCGCTGCCCGTGCTGTTCCCGGCCGTGCTGGCGCTGCACCGGGAGGACGCCGTGCTGGCGCGGCTGCAAGGCGTGTACACGTTCGGCCAGCCTCGCGTCGGGGACGAGTCGTTCGGGAGGTTCATCATGGACGCGTGCCTCGGCAAGCCCAGCAGGTACTTCAGGTTCGTCTACTGCAACGACATCGTGCCCAGGGCGCCGTACGACGACTCCGCGCTTCAGTTCAAGCACTTGGGAACCTGCCTCTACTTCAACAGCCTCTACACAGGACAGGTCGGGTCTAACACCGTTGTGTTTACTGGTTTCGTTTATGAATCCTTCACTAACCTCCTATAGATGCTTATACTTGAACATAAAattgaattggtaaaaaaaatgtgTCTGTGTATTCACATATGCTTGCCACGATTAATTCATTTCTCGAAAATATAGAGGTATATCCGATCCATATAGAGAAGAATCCATACAATTGGGCAACATAATTGTCCTTCCAAGGCAAGCAAAATGAAGCTTGGAAGCAAGAGGTTTATCATGCAATGCAAAGAAGGGAAGCTCCTTGTGGGCACCATACATCCATGATTCCTGCAAGACTCCAAACCTAGAGCCCCCACCCTAGTCGTAGTAGTAGAGAGGAGAGAATAGGGAGTAAAGAATCCAGGAATGCTAGTGGTGTAAGGCAACTGAACTGACTACGCCTTTGTGCGGTTGTGCCGTTGAATGGAAAGCAGGTGATGCACGAGGAGCCAAACAAGAACTACTTCTCGGAGCTGACGGTGGCGCCCAAGGTCGTGAACGCGGCATGGGAGCTCCTCCGGAGCTTCCTCATCGGCTACGTCGCCGGGCCGGAGTACGCAGAGGGGTGGCTGATGCGGCTCGCCAGGGTCGCTGGGCTCGTGCTGCCGGGGCTACCCCCGCACTCGCCGCGAGATTACGTAAACTCCGCCAGGCTCGGAACACGTTTGCTCAGGCAGATGAGCTAAACCTCAACAGTCACAGTACAGGACCATTCTAGACGGCTAGAAGGAACTGAACATGGTATAGTGTTAGCTCCCTGTCGATTGAGCCATGGATTGTGGGTGCTCACCCACACCCACCCACCTGCGTACGATGGCCCATTCAGCTTACCCTATATTCAGCTTGTCCGGCTTGTTTTTTtcaaccgaaacagtatttttctctcacaacaattcaaccaaaacagtgtttttctctcgcaacaaacaagccgaacggggccaatgacTTTATGAAAATTGACCCGTACTTACATAAATCGAATAAAAGGGTTTGTGCACTGGCTGTAAAATAAACCGTTGACACAAACCGATGCCGTCACTAATAAGTATAGCGCTCTCGTGCAATCTTATGATGTTCCACGAGATCCTATATCATATGATTCAGACACATTCCCATGGCTTGAAAACTGCGATTTACATTCAAACGATTACATCCATCATGTGGACCACAAATCTCATGTATCCGTTCCAATGTTTCTAAATGAACAAAAGTTATTACACCCACAGCATTACTCGAATGGGAGAATAGAATTAACAAATAATTGGTACCGTAAGCCATTTACCTCATAGCTGTTGGTCAAGGATAGGCAATTGCGATAACTGGTGCTGGTTAACCAGCAGGCTCCTCCAACATCATCAACCAGGTAAGCAAGCTCTGTTTATTGCAGAAGCTGTTTATTGCAAAAGAATGCTGCAAGCTTCAAAAATTTAACTGCAGTCGAAAATGTTCAGGGTAGAATCCTGGAGAAAAATTTCAACAGCCAAGAAAATAGGAACCAGCAGAAAGGCTTCTTGAAATATACTCAGCAGCACAAAATTCATGCAGTAAGCCTCGTGGTGATTAACTGCACCTATAGTTTTTCTACTGGGGCATATAAGTGTATGTAGTTACCATCAACACAGCAAATAGTCTCTCTAGTCTGTATGGGCAGAGAGAAATCTTCCGAGCTATTGTTGTCAAGACAGTAGCGACAACCAAGGATCTGTGTCAGCTCTAATGTTACATAAGCAGTTCTCTCAGTGCCAGGAAAGGATTTCTCCAGAGGGCAATCAATAGTCTACAAGTAACTGGAAGAGCAATCAGCACCTCTCCAATAAATAGTCTGCCTTCGGTCTCTTCCCCTAACCGATCTAGTAAGCATAGTTCCACTAACAGGTTTGCAAAGACCAACATCGATCACTGAAATAATTTTTCTTTTCTCGTGCTCCTCATCAAAATGCATGTCAAACAGCATAGCCAGGCACATAACTTGGTGAGTCAATATATAATCATCATATGATGGAGGTAGGCTTCGAAGGATGTGAAGATTTACCTGCACAGCATGATAGTGAGCTTAGAAGCTACCCTCAGAAATGCACTAAATAAAACATGCTACACAATATGTTATCACAAACCTCAGCTTCCATTGCACGAAGATCATTGTGCCACTTTAAAGTTTCAGACTTTTCTGAGAGCAAACGTAATCTGAAAAGGGGAAGTCTAAGAGGATACTCTATACTTATCTTAACCTGTGATTGAAGTCACAATGTCAGAAGCAAGAGCATGGAGAGATGCATGAAGGCTTAGAACAAATAGTGATGGCATAGTTTACCTTGACTTCCAGCATGACTTTTGGACCATTCTTCATAGTTTTACTCAAGACCATGGTAAACTCCTTGGAAGCATAGTCCTCCCAGGATCTGTCTATAATCGGGCTAGCTTTCTCAGTTTCATCAAGAATACAGGTCGAGTCCTCCAACTCGTTGTCACTATACATCAAGAGATCAAGATCATCCTCGTTTCTACCAAAACTTTGTGAGATGCTTAGCTTAGATGGTGTTGCACTCTTTGATATCAGGGATAAGCCTCTAGAATGGCTCCGAATCTCAGGTGACACCTCAGGGTGCAAAATTGTAGAACCATTTGGCTCATTCTCAGCAGGAATCACAACTGGAAGCTCCCCATCCTCCCTGGTACCCTCAGTTTCTTCCCACTTTGTTACAGATCTCTCTACATCACTGTCAACATTGCTTGCAGACCCACTTATCATCAAAATAGAACGAGACGATGGCTCAGGATAAGAACTTGTCAATGACCAACTATGTAGACTGCACAGTGGGTTGCGTGATGCCCATGGTGCATTCTTATGTTCTATTCGAGGCCACTTCAGCTTTGTCAAATAATCAAGTTGCCACCTGTAATCAAAGAGACTCGAAAACTTCAAAGGGATGCTACCAATCAAACAAGCAATGTATAGAACAGTCATGAATAACATTAGAATAAAGGTCGTCAATAATTAGCTTAGAATCAATATGTAGAGAACATATGAAGAAGCTATAAATGGGACGTTTCACAATTTCTGCCTGTTAAATGATTCATAGTATTGCCATAACTCAGAATGACATGTGCAATGAAGCAAAAGCATCATTAGCTCAAAATCGTCAGTCAAATTACACTGTCACTCCTAGGCTAATCTACCATCCAATTTTTTTCATCAATGTCCCAAACAGCAAAAAACATAGACCACGACTCACATAAGAGCCATCTGGGCAACTTTCCGCAAGCGGATTCTCTGCAAAATAGCCTGTGCACGGTTCTGCTGACGGTATAGAGCAAGCCCAGATGACAAATCAGCACTGCTTAATTCTCTGCTAGAATCATCCCCAACAGATGGAGGCACTTCAGGCAAAAAGTCGATACCACCTAAATGTTGTGCCCACTTGTATGGCCTTGAATCCTTGTCGCTGAAGTTAGGAACCTCCCCAGCGTAAATCTTAGCCATCTGAGAAAATTGACAAGTCACTATTTCAGCTGTCGTGAATGAGAAGGCCCCAAGAAAATTCTAGATACATGTCGTAACAAAAcatttcagccttgaattcttggtgaaggaggataagatcagacatagatggcaagagaattttgataaattgttcaatggtgagaacgagaacaccaccgttcagctggacgactcgtttgatgacactaacaggcgctttgtgcggaggattcaagaatcggaggtcaaAGAAGCCtggaaaaggatgaaagggggcaaagcgatgggccctaatggtatcccaatcaaggtgtggagatgtctcggagatatagctataaatagtatggctaaccaagatgttcaacaatatctttcgatcgaacaagatgcctgaggagtggagaagaagcatatcagtaccaatctacaagaacaaggaagatatccaaagttgtactaattatcggggaattaagttgatgagccgcactatgaagttatgggagagagtcatcgagcagagcctgcgaggaacgacgcagatatcaacaaaccaatttggcttcatgcccggaaggtcaaccacagaagcaatcttcttaataagacaggttatggagcggtttagagagcagaagaaggacctccacttggttttcattgacttggagaaggcttatgacaagataccaagaaatattatgtggtggtctttggacaaacataaagtcccatcaaagtacgtgaccctcgtcaaggacatgtacaacaatattgtgactagtgttcgaataaACGATGGTAACAAAGATTACTTCccaattaaaattggacttcatcaaaggTCAGCCTTAAGACCGTATCCCTTTGCCttatggatgaggttaccaggaacatacaagggaatatcccttggtgtatgttgttcgctgatgatgtaatgttagtggacgaaagccaggcagGAGTAAATaaaaaactagagttatggcggcagacccttgagtctaaaggttttagattgagcaaaactaaaac is from Miscanthus floridulus cultivar M001 chromosome 7, ASM1932011v1, whole genome shotgun sequence and encodes:
- the LOC136467810 gene encoding THO complex subunit 5A-like isoform X1, with the protein product MAAAPTAEAMDVDAPARPLTTSSATKSRSPHDLLAETRASIEKVASRMLAIKKDGAPKSELRELVTQMSLLLVTLRQVNREILMEEDKVKAETEAAKVPVDSTTLQLHNLLYEKNHYVKAIRACLDFQTKYPGIELVPEEEFQRSASADILEKTLAADASHDLMLKRLNFELVQRKELCKLHEKLEQQKSSLLETIANQKKFLSSLPSHLKSLKKASLPVQQQLGMQHTKKLKQHHAAELLPTPLYIAYTQLIGQKEAFGENIEVVITGSTKDAQIFAQQQAKKLNAGTLSNGDSRMDDDVIDDEEDAQRRRSRSKKNVAKEANNPAVAYQLHPLKIILHVYDTEDSGSKRRKLITLRFEYLAKLNVVCVGIEDSEGLNSNILCNLFPDDTGLDLPHQMAKIYAGEVPNFSDKDSRPYKWAQHLGGIDFLPEVPPSVGDDSSRELSSADLSSGLALYRQQNRAQAILQRIRLRKVAQMALMWQLDYLTKLKWPRIEHKNAPWASRNPLCSLHSWSLTSSYPEPSSRSILMISGSASNVDSDVERSVTKWEETEGTREDGELPVVIPAENEPNGSTILHPEVSPEIRSHSRGLSLISKSATPSKLSISQSFGRNEDDLDLLMYSDNELEDSTCILDETEKASPIIDRSWEDYASKEFTMVLSKTMKNGPKVMLEVKVKISIEYPLRLPLFRLRLLSEKSETLKWHNDLRAMEAEVNLHILRSLPPSYDDYILTHQVMCLAMLFDMHFDEEHEKRKIISVIDVGLCKPVSGTMLTRSVRGRDRRQTIYWRGADCSSSYL
- the LOC136467810 gene encoding THO complex subunit 5A-like isoform X2, with the translated sequence MAAAPTAEAMDVDAPARPLTTSSATKSRSPHDLLAETRASIEKVASRMLAIKKDGAPKSELRELVTQMSLLLVTLRQVNREILMEEDKVKAETEAAKVPVDSTTLQLHNLLYEKNHYVKAIRACLDFQTKYPGIELVPEEEFQRSASADILEKTLAADASHDLMLKRLNFELVQRKELCKLHEKLEQQKSSLLETIANQKKFLSSLPSHLKSLKKASLPVQQQLGMQHTKKLKQHHAAELLPTPLYIAYTQLIGQKEAFGENIEVVITGSTKDAQIFAQQQAKKLNGTLSNGDSRMDDDVIDDEEDAQRRRSRSKKNVAKEANNPAVAYQLHPLKIILHVYDTEDSGSKRRKLITLRFEYLAKLNVVCVGIEDSEGLNSNILCNLFPDDTGLDLPHQMAKIYAGEVPNFSDKDSRPYKWAQHLGGIDFLPEVPPSVGDDSSRELSSADLSSGLALYRQQNRAQAILQRIRLRKVAQMALMWQLDYLTKLKWPRIEHKNAPWASRNPLCSLHSWSLTSSYPEPSSRSILMISGSASNVDSDVERSVTKWEETEGTREDGELPVVIPAENEPNGSTILHPEVSPEIRSHSRGLSLISKSATPSKLSISQSFGRNEDDLDLLMYSDNELEDSTCILDETEKASPIIDRSWEDYASKEFTMVLSKTMKNGPKVMLEVKVKISIEYPLRLPLFRLRLLSEKSETLKWHNDLRAMEAEVNLHILRSLPPSYDDYILTHQVMCLAMLFDMHFDEEHEKRKIISVIDVGLCKPVSGTMLTRSVRGRDRRQTIYWRGADCSSSYL
- the LOC136466179 gene encoding triacylglycerol lipase OBL1-like, with the translated sequence MKALGLQRHGGWPKDVVEQDPRKPFAYYAIREALRRFLSENADARFVVAGHSLGGALPVLFPAVLALHREDAVLARLQGVYTFGQPRVGDESFGRFIMDACLGKPSRYFRFVYCNDIVPRAPYDDSALQFKHLGTCLYFNSLYTGQCAVVPLNGKQVMHEEPNKNYFSELTVAPKVVNAAWELLRSFLIGYVAGPEYAEGWLMRLARVAGLVLPGLPPHSPRDYVNSARLGTRLLRQMS